The sequence ACGTGCTGCACGCGCACGCCCCGGACCTCGGGGTGCACGCGGTCGTCGCCGACCCGCGTGCCGTCGAGGACGTGAGCCGGCTCGCGGACCGGTGCGCCGAGCGGGACGTCCGGCTGCTGCTGCGGCAGGTGGGGCGGTCCGACGGCTCGCCGCGGCACGACCCGCTGCGGCTGGCTGCGGCGTTCCGTGACGTCGTCGACGGCGTGCTCGGGGACGTGCCCGGCCAGCGCGCCTGACCTCGCCGAGCTCCGGACCGGCCGCGCGGCGGAGGTGGACGGCTGTCCGGACCGGGCACGCGCGCGCCGCGCGAATGGCAGGATGGCGCCCATGGCGTTGACGGCACAGGTGAAGGACGAGCTCGCCCGACTCCAGATCGACAAGACCTCGTGCCGCAAGGCGGAGGTGTCGGCGACGCTGAGGTTCGCGGGCGGCCTGCACATCATCTCGGGACGGATCGTCATCGAGGCGGAGCTGGACACGGCGATCGCCGCGCGGCGGCTGCGGCAGGCGATCGCCGAGGTGTACGGCCACGAGAGCGAGATCATCGTCGTGTCCGGCGGCGGCCTGCGCCGCGGCAGCCACTACGTGGTGCGGGTGGTCAAGGACGGCGAGTCCCTGGCGCGCCAGACCGGCCTGCTCGACAACCGCGGGCGTCCGGTGCGCGGGCTGCCGCCGCAGGTGGTCGCCGGGGGCATCGGCGAGTCCGAGGCGGCCTGGCGCGGGGCGTTCCTGGCGCACGGCTCGCTGACCGAGCCCGGTCGCTCGTCGTCGCTCGAGGTCACCTGCCCCGGTCCGGAGGCGGCGCTCGCCCTCGTCGGAGCGGCCCGGCGCATGGGCATCCCGACGAAGGCGCGCGAGGTCCGCGGCGTGGACCGCGTGGTGATCCGCGACGGAGACGCGATCGGCGCGATGCTCACCCGGCTCGGCGCGCACGAGACGATGCTGGTGTGGGAGGAGCGGCGCGTCCGGCGCGAGGTGCGCGGCACCGCGAACCGCCTCGCGAACTTCGACGACGCCAACCTGCGCCGGTCGGCGCGGGCGGCGGTCGCGGCCAGCGCCCGGGTGGAGCGCGCGTTCGAGATCCTGGGGGAGGACCTGCCCGAGCACCTGCGCGAGGCCGGCCGGCTCCGGCTGGAGAACAAGGACGCCTCGCTCGAGGAGCTCGGCAAGCTCGCGGACCCGCCGCTGACCAAGGACGCGGTCGCGGGCCGCATCCGGCGCCTGCTGGCCACGGCCGACAAGCGGGCGTCCGACCTCGGGATCCCCGACACGGAGGCCGGCCTCTCGCCGGACCTGCTGGACCTGTAGCGCTCGACCTGCAGCGCTCGACGGGTTGCGGTCCGCGGGTCCAGCCCGCCCGCCTGCGGAGGGCTGCCGACCCCGCTGCGGAGGCCGTGGTCAGCGCTGCGGAGGCGCATCCCAGCACGTGGACAGGCGCCCGCCCTGGGACCTTCGCGGCGTGCGACGCAGGCGCAGGGGTATAGGCTCGGGACATCCGATCGTCACACGAGCGTCACGTGCTGGGCATGAACCGGTATCGCGGCGGCGAGGGCGAGAGGCACGCACATCGGCGTGCGAGACACCACCACCTATTGTGCGCCGGCCCCGTCGGCGCTGCCGAGGAGGGCACGTGACCATCAAGGTCGGCATCAACGGCTTCGGCCGTATCGGTCGCAACTTCTACCGGGCCATCGTGGCGTCCGGTGCGGACATCGAGATCGTCGGGGTCAACGACCTGACGGACAACGCGACGCTCGCGCACCTGCTCAAGTACGACACGGTCCTGGGCCGTTTCCCGCTGAGCGTGGACCACGACGACGAGAACATCATCGTCGACGGCAAGAAGATCCGGGCGCTGGCTGAGCGGAACCCGGCTGACCTGCCGTGGGCCGAGCTCGGCGCGGACATCGTCATCGAGTCGACCGGCTTCTTCACGGACGCCACGAAGGCCAAGGCGCACATCGACGCCGGCGCCAAGAAGGTCATCATCTCGGCGCCCGCGAAGAACGAGGACGGCACCTTCGTCGTCGGCGTGAACCACGAGCAGTACGACGCGGCGACGCAGCACATCATCTCGAACGCGTCCTGCACCACGAACTGCCTCGCCCCGCTGGCCAAGGCGCTCAACGACTCGATCGGCATCGAGCGTGGTCTCATGACCACGATCCACGCCTACACGGGCGACCAGAACCTGCAGGACGGCCCGCACCGCGACCTGCGTCGTGCCCGCGCCGCCGCGCAGAACATCGTCCCGACGTCGACCGGCGCGGCCAAGGCCGTCGCCCTGGTCCTGCCGGAGCTCAAGGGCAAGCTCGACGGCTTCGCGCTCCGCGTGCCGACGATCACCGGCTCCGCCACGGACCTGACCTTCACCGCCTCGCGCGAGGTCACGGTCGAGGAGGTCAACGCCGCGGTCAAGGCCGCCGCCGAGGGCCCGCTCAAGGGCGTCCTGTCCTACGTCGAGGACGAGATCGTCTCCAGCGACATCGTGACAGACCCGCACCAGAGCATCTTCGACTCGAAGCTCACGAAGGTGATCGGCGACCAGGTCAAGGTCGTCTCCTGGTACGACAACGAGTGGGGCTACTCGAACAGCCTCGTCGCCCTCACGCAGTACGTGGGCGAGCGTCTCTGACGACGTCCTCACCGATCACTCGGTAGCACGACCAGCGTCCGCGTGCGCCACGGCCACCGGCCCGGCGCGCGCGGACGCTGTCGTGCAGGCACCTGTCCGCCTGGAGGAGAAGGAACCATGAAGACCATCGAGGACCTCGGCGACCTGCGCGGCAAGCGCGTGCTGGTCCGCTCCGACTTCAACGTGCCGCTCGACGGCACGACGATCACCGACGACGGCCGCGTGCGCGCGGCCCTCCCGACGCTGACCGCGCTGCTCGACGCCGGCGCGCGCGTCGTCGTCACCGCCCACCTCGGCCGGCCCAAGGGCGCGCCCGAGGACAAGTACTCCCTCGCGCCGGTCGCGACGCGCCTGTCCGAGCTGCTCGGCAAGCCGGTGGCGCTCGCGAAGGACACCGTCGGCGAGTCCGCGCGCGAGACGGTCGCGGCGCTGCAGGACGGCGAGATCGCGCTGCTCGAGAACATCCGCTTCGACGCGCGCGAGACCAGCAAGGACGACGCGGAGCGCGCGTCGCTCGCGGCCGACCTGGCCGCCCTCGCGGACGTGTTCGTCTCCGACGGCTTCGGCGTCGTGCACCGCAAGCAGGCGTCGGTCTACGACGTCGCCCTCACGCTGCCGCACGCCGTGGGCAAGCTCGTCCTCAACGAGGTCGAGTCGCTCAGGAAGGCGACCGAGGACCCGGCGCGCCCGTACGTCGTCGTCCTGGGCGGCTCGAAGGTCTCGGACAAGCTCGGCGTGATCTCCAACCTGCTGACCAAGGCCGACCGCCTGGTCATCGGTGGCGGGATGCTGTTCACGTTCCTCGCGGCCAAGGGGTACTCGGTGGGCAGCTCGCTGCTCGAGGAGGACCAGATCGACACGGTCAAGGGCTACCTCGAGCAGGCCGAGTCGGCCGGCGTCGAGATCGTGCTCCCGGTCGACATCCGCGTCGCCGCCGAGTTCAAGGCGGACTCGCCGGCCGAGGTCGTGGCCGCCGACGCGATCCCGGACGGCAAGATCGGGCTCGACATCGGCCCGGCCTCGGAGGAGCTGTTCGCGTCGAAGATCGTCGACGCCAAGACGGTCGTCTGGAACGGCCCCGCGGGCGTGTTCGAGTTCGAGGCGTACGCAGGCGGCACCAAGGCCGTGGCGCAGGCGCTGATCGACGCGGGCGCGGACGGTGCGTTCACCATCGTCGGCGGCGGCGACTCCGCCGCGGCCGTGCGCACGCTCGGCTTCGACGAGGCGAAGTTCGGCCACATCTCCACCGGTGGCGGGGCGAGCCTCGAGTTCCTGGAGGGCAAGACCCTCCCCGGCATCGCTGTCCTGGAGGACTGATGGCCACGCGCACCCCGCTCATGGCGGGCAACTGGAAGATGAACCTCGACCACCAGCAGGCGATCCAGACGCTGCAGAAGCTGGCGTGGACGCTCAAGGACGCCAAGCACGACTTCGGCACGGTCGAGGTCGCGGTGGTCCCGCCGTTCACCGACCTGCGCAGCGTGCAGACGCTCGTGGACGCCGACAAGCTCGAGATCGTGTACGGGGCGCAGGACGTCTCGGCGCACGAGTCGGGCGCCTACACGGGCGAGATCGCGCCGTCGTTCCTGGCCAAGCTCGGCGTCACCTACGCGGTGATCGGGCACTCGGAGCGGCGCGAGTACCACGCGGAGAACGACGCGCTGGTCAACGCCAAGGTGAAGAACGCGCTCAAGGCGGGCCTCAAGCCCATCCTGTGCGTGGGCGAGGACCTAGAGACCCGCCGGGCCGCCGCGCACGTCGCGCACACGCTGCTGCAGCTCGAGGGCGCGCTCGTCGACCTGACCGCCGCGCAGGTCCGCGACGTCGTCGTGGCCTACGAGCCCGTCTGGGCGATCGGCACGGGCGAGACGGCGACCCCCGAGGACGCGCAGGAGCTGGCGGAGGCCATCCGCGGCCGGGTCGCGGAGCTGTACGACGACGAGACGGCGCAGGCCGTGCGCGTCCTCTACGGCGGCTCGGTGAAGTCGTCGAACGTCGCCTCGATCATGGCGAAGCCCGACGTCGACGGCGCCCTCGTCGGGGGCGCGAGCCTCGACCCCGAGGAGTTCGCGAAGATCGTGCGCTACCAGTCGCACGCCGTCGGTCTCTGACCGGTTCCTGATCGACCGCACCGGCACGGCACCCCCGCGGGGGACCGTGCCGGTGCGGCGATGTGGCCCGGCGCACGATTCGTCGCCTACCCTGTACCCCGGCCCGTGCGTCGTCGCGCGGGGACGGACCCGCTCGCAAGTGAGGAACGACACCGACGTGACCGCCGTGAAGATCTCGATGCAGGTGCTGCTGGTGCTGACCAGCCTGCTCCTGGTGCCCCTGGTGCTGCTCCACAAGGGCAAGGGTGGTGGCCTGTCGGACATGTTCGGGGGCGGCATCACCTCGAGCGCCGGCAGCTCCGGCGTCGCCGAGCGCAACCTGAACCGCATCACCGTCGGTGTCGCGCTCATCTGGACCGTGACGATCATCGTGCTCGGGCTCGTCGAGCGCGTCGCGCCGGACGCCTGAGGCGACGGCGATGGCGAGCG is a genomic window of Cellulomonas fulva containing:
- a CDS encoding phosphoglycerate kinase, encoding MKTIEDLGDLRGKRVLVRSDFNVPLDGTTITDDGRVRAALPTLTALLDAGARVVVTAHLGRPKGAPEDKYSLAPVATRLSELLGKPVALAKDTVGESARETVAALQDGEIALLENIRFDARETSKDDAERASLAADLAALADVFVSDGFGVVHRKQASVYDVALTLPHAVGKLVLNEVESLRKATEDPARPYVVVLGGSKVSDKLGVISNLLTKADRLVIGGGMLFTFLAAKGYSVGSSLLEEDQIDTVKGYLEQAESAGVEIVLPVDIRVAAEFKADSPAEVVAADAIPDGKIGLDIGPASEELFASKIVDAKTVVWNGPAGVFEFEAYAGGTKAVAQALIDAGADGAFTIVGGGDSAAAVRTLGFDEAKFGHISTGGGASLEFLEGKTLPGIAVLED
- the whiA gene encoding DNA-binding protein WhiA, with amino-acid sequence MALTAQVKDELARLQIDKTSCRKAEVSATLRFAGGLHIISGRIVIEAELDTAIAARRLRQAIAEVYGHESEIIVVSGGGLRRGSHYVVRVVKDGESLARQTGLLDNRGRPVRGLPPQVVAGGIGESEAAWRGAFLAHGSLTEPGRSSSLEVTCPGPEAALALVGAARRMGIPTKAREVRGVDRVVIRDGDAIGAMLTRLGAHETMLVWEERRVRREVRGTANRLANFDDANLRRSARAAVAASARVERAFEILGEDLPEHLREAGRLRLENKDASLEELGKLADPPLTKDAVAGRIRRLLATADKRASDLGIPDTEAGLSPDLLDL
- the secG gene encoding preprotein translocase subunit SecG, with amino-acid sequence MTAVKISMQVLLVLTSLLLVPLVLLHKGKGGGLSDMFGGGITSSAGSSGVAERNLNRITVGVALIWTVTIIVLGLVERVAPDA
- the gap gene encoding type I glyceraldehyde-3-phosphate dehydrogenase: MTIKVGINGFGRIGRNFYRAIVASGADIEIVGVNDLTDNATLAHLLKYDTVLGRFPLSVDHDDENIIVDGKKIRALAERNPADLPWAELGADIVIESTGFFTDATKAKAHIDAGAKKVIISAPAKNEDGTFVVGVNHEQYDAATQHIISNASCTTNCLAPLAKALNDSIGIERGLMTTIHAYTGDQNLQDGPHRDLRRARAAAQNIVPTSTGAAKAVALVLPELKGKLDGFALRVPTITGSATDLTFTASREVTVEEVNAAVKAAAEGPLKGVLSYVEDEIVSSDIVTDPHQSIFDSKLTKVIGDQVKVVSWYDNEWGYSNSLVALTQYVGERL
- the tpiA gene encoding triose-phosphate isomerase, with the protein product MATRTPLMAGNWKMNLDHQQAIQTLQKLAWTLKDAKHDFGTVEVAVVPPFTDLRSVQTLVDADKLEIVYGAQDVSAHESGAYTGEIAPSFLAKLGVTYAVIGHSERREYHAENDALVNAKVKNALKAGLKPILCVGEDLETRRAAAHVAHTLLQLEGALVDLTAAQVRDVVVAYEPVWAIGTGETATPEDAQELAEAIRGRVAELYDDETAQAVRVLYGGSVKSSNVASIMAKPDVDGALVGGASLDPEEFAKIVRYQSHAVGL